Below is a window of Longimicrobium terrae DNA.
TCTGGCGCTGCGGTACGCGCATCGCGAGCGGGACACGCGAGTCGTAACCTTTTCCGCCGCGGGAGAGACGTTTCTGGACCGGCTCGAGCTCGCGCGGTGATCCGGGCGCCCTCACCCCGCGTGCTGCGCACGTCGACCCTCTCCCACGAACAGATGTGGGAGAGGGAGCACACCCCAGTTCGGCGCGAAACGAGAGTCTGGTGCGCGTGGGGATCATCCGTCGGCGGTCGAAACCGCTGCTGGAAATACACGAATCCGCCTGCGCGGACTGGGTCCGCGGCTCGGTCGTAATCCCCCGCGAAGTTGAAATCCCGGCATGTCGCGCGTAGGCGATATGCCGGGATTATTCGCGCAGGGGGCGGATTCATCCGCTCCCGAGGCCCGCGATACGCGCCGACATCCGCCCTTCGCCTACATCCGCCCGCGCCGCCCTCCTCCCCCGCTTCCGCCGCACCCCGCCGGCATTTGCGCCTGCCGCCGCTGACCTCCTCTTCCCGCTCCGTTTACCTCACCGCGACCGCGCCGCCTCGGACAGACGACCGGCCGCGTCGTGAAGTACGCGGATGGGGCGCTCCAGACGCTCCAGGCGAAAGCGCGCATCCGCATCTTCCGGCGGCGCTTCCAGCAGCGGTCCGATCTCCGGCGGTTCGCGGCCCGCGGTGAGCGCGGCGCTCAGTTCCGAGAGCGCGTCCGCCGCCCGGGTACCAAACGTCGCGGCTTGCGCGCTGGAGTCGTGGGCCGCCGCGGCGGATGAGGCGGTGACCAGCCGGCGCAGGTACAGGCTGATGGTTTCCGCCGGCTCCAGGTCCGTCCCGCGCCCCGTTTCCAGCCGCGTCCGGTCCAGCGACGCAGACAGTTCCATCAGCATCAGCCCCGCCGCGCGCCGCCGCGCAGCCACCACCTCTCCCGCCACGCGTGGCCACGCCAGACACGCCAGCAGGTAGTCGCGCGCGGTCTCCGCCGCGGCGGCCGCGTGCTCCGGAAACCGCCGCCGCTCCGGGGGCGCCCACAGCAGGTGCGCGCCCGCCAGCGCGATTACCCCGCCGATGAGCGTGTCGATCACCCGCGTGAACGACAGGTTCCAGAGCCCCGCCTGCATCTCCGCCAGCAGTACGAACGTTGGCGTAATCAGAAAGGTATAGGCGAGATAATTGACCGGCAGCATCGCCACCGTGCACACCGCCAGCGCACCCAGGATGCCCACCTGCACGTGCGGATCCGTGGTCAGGTGCGGGATGGCGATGGCCAGCGTGGCGCCCAGCGCGGTGCCGCCCATTCGCTGCAGCCCCTTTACCAGCGTGGTTCCCCGCTGCGGCTGTAGGGTGATGAGCGCCGTCGCCGTGACCCAGTAGCCGTGCTCCAGACGCAGCGCGTACGCCACCGCGACCGCCGCCGCGGCCACGATCCCCGCGCGCAGTGCGTGACGCAAAAGGACGGAGTGCAGCGACAGGTGCCCGCGCAGCGGAGCCAGCCAGCCCTCGGCAGTGGAGGGGCGTGCCGCGACGGCCGCGGGGAGCGGCGGAAGGCGGCCTTCCAGCGCCTCGTGCGCTGCGTCGGCGAACTCGCGGACGCGCCACGCAAGGCGCAAAAGGTGACGAGCTTCCGGCGCATCATCCCGCAGCGCGGACATGCGCGACGGCTCGGGATGCGGCACGGCGCCGCGGCCCGTCATCAGCCGCGCGCCGGCCGCGTCAAAGAAGGCGGCCAGGCTCGCCGCCTCATCCGCGGCGGCGTCGCGCAGGGGGCCCGGGGGCACGTCGCCCACCGCGTCGGCATAGGCGGCAAGGGAGCCCAGCGCCTGGTCGGCGCCGTGCAGGTGCAGCAGAAGCACCTCTTCCTCCGTCGAGCGGCCGCCGGGGCGGCGGTCGGCGGGAAGGGTGCGCCACGCGGCCTCCAGCGCGGTGCGCACCCCGTCGAAGTGCGCCCGGCCCGTGGCGCCTTCCGTACCGGCGCGGGCAAGCTCCGCCACCTCCCGCGCCATGGCGCCCAGCGCGTCGTAGCACTGCCCCACCGCACGCTGCGCCGGCCGCAGCCGCCGCACGGGCCACAGCAGCAGCCCGATCAGCGCCGCCCATCCCGAACCCGCCAGCAGCCACACAGCCCGCATGAGCGCGGCTTCGGGCGTGGCCGCGGTCGCGAGCGAGACGGCAAAGGTGACGGAGCTGATGGTGCCCGCGTCCTGCCCGGTTCGCCCCCAGGCCCGGCCCAGGGCCGCGCAGGCGGTCCACACGGCCATCCCGGCGATGGCGGCAACGGGCGCGTGCCCCAGCAGCGCCGCGGTCGCCGCCGCCAGCGCGGAGGCGAACGAAACCACGGCCAGGTGCCACGCCCGGCCGGAATAGCTGCCGTCCTTGTCCACCAGGGCCGCGTTGAAGCCGCCCAGCGCGGCCCACGCCATCCCCGGAATCCCAAAGGCGCGTCCCAGAATCAGCGGCACCATGATGGCCGCCGCGGCGCGCAGCCCCGCGCCCCACGCCAGCCGCGCCGGCGCGACGCGAATGATCTCCCGCAACGCGGGATGCAGTCGATCGGTCTTCATTCCATTCACGGGCTCGGAATCGGCACTCTCTCCTTCGGCGCCATGCAGGGACCGTACGCGCCCGCGCGCGGCGTGCGGCGTTTTCACGGTTGGCGACACGGACCGCCATCTGGCGCGCGGCCCTGCGCATCGTTACTCATGGTGCCGGATGTTTATCCATCTCCGAGGCCCGGCGCCCTGCCCCGCCACCGGTTGACGCCAGCGCCGCGCACACCGCTGCGGGGGCAGCGCGGTTCCCTGCCGTCCCACCCACGCTGCACCCTTCCCTTTTCAGACCCACATGAACCAGTTTCTACTCGTCGGCGACATCGGCTCCGCGCGGATGGTGCTCGGGCTTGCGTCCACGGACGGCACGACCCTCACCGACCTCCAGGAAACCAGCCTCGCGGACAGCGGCGGCACGGCGGTGGAAGAGATCGTCACCGCGTTTCTGCGCGAGATGGGGGTGCGTGTAGCGGGCGCCTGCTTCAGCGTCGCCGGCCCCGTGGTGGACGAGCAGGTCTGGTTTCCTTCGTCCAAGCGACACGTGGACCAGCGGCGGCTTCGCGAATCGCTGTCGATTCCACGGCTGACGCTGGTGAATGATCTTCAGGCGACCGCGCGGGCGCTTCCCCACCTTGCCCCCAACCAGTTTGCGACACTGCAGATGGGTGTGGCGGATCCCAACGGTTCGCGCGCCGTCATCTCGGCGGAGGCGGGATTGGGACAGGCGATGCTGATTGCCCAGGGCGAGCAGCGGGTCGCGCTGGCGTCGGAGGGCGGGCACGCGGACTTCGCGCCCAACGGCGAACTGCAGGAGGGACTGCTGGCGTTTCTGCGCGCGGAAACAGGGCACGTAAGCTACGAGCGGGTATGCTCATCCGGCGGCATTCACAACATCTACCGCTTTCTGCGCAGCCGCGCCGTCGAGCCGGAGCCGTCGTGGCTCGCCCAATCCATTGCCGCCGCCGCTGATCCCGCGGCGGCGATCATCGCGGCGGCGGGCGGGACGGAGCCTTCGTGCGCGGTATGCAGGCAGGCGCTGGAGGTATTCGCGGCGATTCTGGGCGCGGAATGCGGAAACATGGCGCTGCGCACGCTTCCCACCGCCGGCCTGTTCGTGGGCGGCGTGCTGCCCCGGCAGATGCTCCCGGTGCTGCGCGGCGGGGCGTTCCTTGCCGCTTTCCGCCACAAGGGCCCGATGTCGGACCTGATCCGCCGGATTCCCGTCCACGTGATCCTGGAGCAGCACGCCGCCCTCTTCGGCGCCGCCCAGTACGCCCGCGCATCGGTGGCGTAGACACGGCTCGGGCGTGTCCGCAACGGATTGATCGCGTGTCCTCGGGGGCCGGGCGGGTGCATCGCCCGGCCCCCACGCTTTGCGCCACGGTCCGCGTCTGGCGCGAGCGCCCGCGCGGGGCTACTCATCAACCGACGCCCCACTGCCGCGCGGCGTGGTGTCACGGTCCATGCTGGGCTGGACCCGGCCAGCCGCCGCGTCCGCCACCCACGGCCAGGGGCCGACTCACCGCGACAAGGAAGCGCATGACCGACCATACCGAACCGGACATCATCGTCACCACGGATGCGGGCGGGCCTCCCCGGCGCGGCGCGGCTCACGAGCGGCTGGAGATGTTCGTGGGATCGTGGGACGCGGCGGGCAGGACGTTCATGCCGTCGGACCTGACAGGGCGGGAAACGTACGAATGGCTGCCCGGCGGCTTTTTTCTGGTCTACCGCTTCGACCGCAGGTACGGCGAAAGCCCGCACCGCGGGATGGGCGTGTTCCGGGTGGATCCGGCGGACCAGTCGTATTCCGCGACGTTCTACGACAACCTGGGCTACGCGCGCGACTACGCCGTCACGGTGGATGGACGGCGCTGGACGCTTACCGGGCCGTGGGAGCGCGCGACGATCGAGTTTTCCGAGGACGGGCAGCGGCTGGACGAGCACTGGGACCGTTCGGACGATGGCGAGAACTGGCTGCCGCTGTGCGACTTTTCCGCCACGCGCGTGCCTTCATCCTGACCGCCATCGGCCCCGCGGACCCGTTCCCGGCGCGAACCCGACGCCGGCAGCGGGTTCTGCCCGCCGGATGATCTCCTTTCCCGCCCCGCACGCATCGACAGAACCATCGTGATCCGAATGATTCCGCCGGCCAGAGTGCTCATCGTGGCCGCGTTTGCCGCCTGTGGCGCGTATCTGCCCGCCGCCGCCCAGGAGCCGATGCCGCCGCACGAGACGTTCACCCTGCACTCCGCCGCGCTGAACGAGACGCGGCGCATCAACGTGTACATGCCGCCAGGTTCGAGCACCGTGGGCGCGGCGCCGCTCCCCGTCCTCTACATGCCGGACGGCGGCGAACAGGAGGATTTTCCGCACGTGGCCGCGACGGTGGACGCGGGCATCCGCGCAGGCGAACTGCGGCCCATGTACGTGGTGGGCATCGAGAACACGGAGCGCCGGCGCGACATGACCGGCCCCACCACGGTGGAGAGCGACAGACAGATCGCGCCACGTGTGGGAGGATCCGCCGCGTTCCGCGCCTTCATCGGCGACGAACTGATCCCGGAGATCGGGCGCCGCTTCAACGTGTCGAACGAGCGGGCGATCATCGGCGAGTCGCTGGCCGGGCTGTTCGTGGTGGAAACGTTCTTCGCGCGGCCGGAACTGTTTCGCACGTACATCGCCCTCAGCCCCAGCCTGTGGTGGAACAGCGACGAACTGGTACGCAACGCGGGCGTCCGGCTCCGCACCACTCCCGCCGCGGAGCGGACGCTCTACCTGTCGTCGGCCAACGAGGTGGAGGACATCGTTCCCGCCACGGCGCGGCTCGCGGGATTGCTGCGGACGATGGCACCCGCCGGGGTGACGCTTCGGTTTGAGCCCCGGCCGGACCTGCGGCACGACAACATCTACCGCTCGTCCGCTCCGGGCGTGCTGCGCGAGCTGTTCCCGGCGGAAAAGAACCGGCCGTAGCCCGGCTGAGGTCCGGTCCGCGCGATCCACCCCTCGCGGGAGACGAGCGCATGAAGGTACGGAACGTCCATCAGCGCACGCTGGATGCATCCGGGACGCAGGTCGGCGCGCTGATCGACGGGCTGGCGCAGCGGGGAGACCGCCTGTGGCCGGAAGAGAGGTGGCCACAGCTGCGCTTCGACCGTCCGCTGGGCGCGGGCGCCGTGGGCGGCCATGGGCCCGTACGCTACGTAATCGAGGCGTACGCGCCGGGCCGCGGCATCCGCTGCCGCTTTACGGCTCCTCGCGGATTCCTGGGGACGCACGGCTTCGAGGTGGAGGACGCGGGCGGCGGCCGTACCGTTCTGCGCCACGTGCTGGAAATGCGCACGACGGGTCCGGCGCTGCTGAGCTGGCCGCTCGTCTTTCGCCCGCTGCACGACGCGCTGATCGAAGATGCGCTCGATCGTGCCGAACGCAGCGTGGGGATGAAGCCCGCGGGCGCGCGCTGGTCGGTGTGGGTGCGGGTGCTGCGCCGCGTGCTCCGCGGGCGTGGCTAAGCGGCTCGCCCGCTACGGCTTGCGAGGCGCGCGGTTCAGGCCCATGCGCAGCTGCACCTCGCGCGGAACCCGCAGGTCGCGCAGCAGGTTGTCGCTCACGCCAAAGCCGAGCACCTCGCGCTGCACCACGTAGTACCACAGCGCCTCGCCCGCGGCGCCTACCAGCAGGTCGCGTACGGGCGTGGCGGGCTCGGTGTTGGGCGGGGCCGCGGCATCGAACCTTTCCAGCCTCTGCAGCGCATCGTGAAGCGCAGTCCCCAGCCGCGCCAGCACCGCCGTCTGTTCCTGAAGAATCTCGTACCGCAACGGGTCCACGTCGCGGTTGGCATCCGGCATCCCCAGATGCCGCGGAGGTCTGAGCACCATCGTTGTCGCGCGGTCCTGATGTTCTTGCGTGCGCCCTGGAAAAGGCGCGTCTCTGTCGGGAAGCTATGCGGGCCCCGCTCCCGCGACTACTCCCCGCATCCCCCCCGGCGCGGATGCATCGCATCTGGACGGCGAGCGGCTGAATCCGCCAGCGAACGTGGTTTGCAGGGACCTGGAGCCCTACGTCGTTCCGTTCAGTATCCGCCAGACACGGAGATGTTGAGTTGACCATCCAAGTACGCGCGGCCACCGCGGCCGACCGGAAGTTCATGCGGGACGTGGTGCCACGGCTGCGGTCGTTCGGAGAGCCGCCGCTGCGGCCCGCCGAGGCGCTGGACCGGGCCGAGCGCGAGACGCTGGCGCGCGCCCTCGACGAGCCGAAGCCCGACGCCGTGCTGCTGATCGCGGACCTGGCGGGCGCGCCGGCGGGGGTGGCGTACGCGCACGCGGCGACGGATTACTTCACCGGCGAGACGCACGGCCACCTCTCCATCATCGCCGTGGCCCAGTCCGGCGAGGGGCAGGGCGTGGGGCGCGCGCTGCTGGCCGCGGTGGAGTCGTGGTCCGCGGCGCAGGGTCACCGTTTCATGACCCTGAACGTGTTCGCGGATAACCATCGGGCGCGCGCCGTCTACGAGCGCGCGGGCTACGGGCCCGACACCCTGCGCTACTACAAGGAACTGCCGGGCCCGGCACAGTAGCCGCCTCAGCGGGCACGAGTGGTGGGCGCGATTGCGGGACCCGCGTCCGATGGGCATCATCATCCGGATGCGACACCGGACGCACGGCGGTCCCGGCAAGACGAACGCAATCACACGCACGAGAGATGACATCCATCGAACCAACCCGCATGGAGGACGGCCGCGCGATGCTGCTGGCCGGGCTGCGCCGCGTGCATGCGTTTACCGCCACGTCGCGTGACATCCCGATGCAATGGGAGGAGTTCCGGCGGATGGGGCCGCCGCCGGGGCGTCAAGGCACGGCCAGCTACGGCGTCATCTGCGGGGCGAACATGGAGGAGCGTTCGATGGAGTACATGTGCGCCGTGGAAGTGGATAGCCTGCAAGACGTTCCGCCCGAGTACGGCCGCATGCGCATCACCAGGCAGCGGTACGCCGTCTTTACGCACGAGGGAGGCGTTTCCAAGCTGGGAGACACCTGGGGCTCGATCTGGAATGACTGGCTTCCGCGCTCGGGGTATCAGTCCGCGCACAGGCCGGATTTTGAGCGGTATGACGAGCGGTTCGATCCAGAAACGGGTTCCGGCACCGTCGAAATCTGGGTCGCGGTCCAGAGCGCCTGAGCTGCCTTTTCCGCGGCTCTGCGTCAGGCTGTCTGTTGGCGGGCGACGGATGGAAGCAGCGCCAGTGCGGCACCTCTTTCTACCGAGAAAGCGAGACCATGTACCGGCTTCCGAGCATTCCACGCACGCTCCGCCGTGTGCTGCTGATGGCGGCTTGCGCGAGTGCGGCGGCGCGGCCCTGCATTGCGCAGGAGCCAAGCGCCACGAGCGGATCGCCGGCCGCGATCGCATCCATCCGCCAGCAATACGCGCGCATTGAGCGTGAGGCGCCGGGAATGCGCCGGACCACGCACGATGTGGAGAACTTTTCGCTCGAGGGCGGCGTGCTGCACGGCTTCTTTGCGGGGCGGGAGCTTCGCAAGCTCA
It encodes the following:
- a CDS encoding FUSC family protein; translation: MKTDRLHPALREIIRVAPARLAWGAGLRAAAAIMVPLILGRAFGIPGMAWAALGGFNAALVDKDGSYSGRAWHLAVVSFASALAAATAALLGHAPVAAIAGMAVWTACAALGRAWGRTGQDAGTISSVTFAVSLATAATPEAALMRAVWLLAGSGWAALIGLLLWPVRRLRPAQRAVGQCYDALGAMAREVAELARAGTEGATGRAHFDGVRTALEAAWRTLPADRRPGGRSTEEEVLLLHLHGADQALGSLAAYADAVGDVPPGPLRDAAADEAASLAAFFDAAGARLMTGRGAVPHPEPSRMSALRDDAPEARHLLRLAWRVREFADAAHEALEGRLPPLPAAVAARPSTAEGWLAPLRGHLSLHSVLLRHALRAGIVAAAAVAVAYALRLEHGYWVTATALITLQPQRGTTLVKGLQRMGGTALGATLAIAIPHLTTDPHVQVGILGALAVCTVAMLPVNYLAYTFLITPTFVLLAEMQAGLWNLSFTRVIDTLIGGVIALAGAHLLWAPPERRRFPEHAAAAAETARDYLLACLAWPRVAGEVVAARRRAAGLMLMELSASLDRTRLETGRGTDLEPAETISLYLRRLVTASSAAAAHDSSAQAATFGTRAADALSELSAALTAGREPPEIGPLLEAPPEDADARFRLERLERPIRVLHDAAGRLSEAARSR
- a CDS encoding glucokinase, with protein sequence MNQFLLVGDIGSARMVLGLASTDGTTLTDLQETSLADSGGTAVEEIVTAFLREMGVRVAGACFSVAGPVVDEQVWFPSSKRHVDQRRLRESLSIPRLTLVNDLQATARALPHLAPNQFATLQMGVADPNGSRAVISAEAGLGQAMLIAQGEQRVALASEGGHADFAPNGELQEGLLAFLRAETGHVSYERVCSSGGIHNIYRFLRSRAVEPEPSWLAQSIAAAADPAAAIIAAAGGTEPSCAVCRQALEVFAAILGAECGNMALRTLPTAGLFVGGVLPRQMLPVLRGGAFLAAFRHKGPMSDLIRRIPVHVILEQHAALFGAAQYARASVA
- a CDS encoding DUF1579 family protein, which codes for MTDHTEPDIIVTTDAGGPPRRGAAHERLEMFVGSWDAAGRTFMPSDLTGRETYEWLPGGFFLVYRFDRRYGESPHRGMGVFRVDPADQSYSATFYDNLGYARDYAVTVDGRRWTLTGPWERATIEFSEDGQRLDEHWDRSDDGENWLPLCDFSATRVPSS
- a CDS encoding alpha/beta hydrolase, whose protein sequence is MIPPARVLIVAAFAACGAYLPAAAQEPMPPHETFTLHSAALNETRRINVYMPPGSSTVGAAPLPVLYMPDGGEQEDFPHVAATVDAGIRAGELRPMYVVGIENTERRRDMTGPTTVESDRQIAPRVGGSAAFRAFIGDELIPEIGRRFNVSNERAIIGESLAGLFVVETFFARPELFRTYIALSPSLWWNSDELVRNAGVRLRTTPAAERTLYLSSANEVEDIVPATARLAGLLRTMAPAGVTLRFEPRPDLRHDNIYRSSAPGVLRELFPAEKNRP
- a CDS encoding SRPBCC family protein produces the protein MKVRNVHQRTLDASGTQVGALIDGLAQRGDRLWPEERWPQLRFDRPLGAGAVGGHGPVRYVIEAYAPGRGIRCRFTAPRGFLGTHGFEVEDAGGGRTVLRHVLEMRTTGPALLSWPLVFRPLHDALIEDALDRAERSVGMKPAGARWSVWVRVLRRVLRGRG
- a CDS encoding DUF6665 family protein, which gives rise to MPDANRDVDPLRYEILQEQTAVLARLGTALHDALQRLERFDAAAPPNTEPATPVRDLLVGAAGEALWYYVVQREVLGFGVSDNLLRDLRVPREVQLRMGLNRAPRKP
- a CDS encoding GNAT family N-acetyltransferase — its product is MTIQVRAATAADRKFMRDVVPRLRSFGEPPLRPAEALDRAERETLARALDEPKPDAVLLIADLAGAPAGVAYAHAATDYFTGETHGHLSIIAVAQSGEGQGVGRALLAAVESWSAAQGHRFMTLNVFADNHRARAVYERAGYGPDTLRYYKELPGPAQ
- a CDS encoding GyrI-like domain-containing protein; this translates as MEDGRAMLLAGLRRVHAFTATSRDIPMQWEEFRRMGPPPGRQGTASYGVICGANMEERSMEYMCAVEVDSLQDVPPEYGRMRITRQRYAVFTHEGGVSKLGDTWGSIWNDWLPRSGYQSAHRPDFERYDERFDPETGSGTVEIWVAVQSA